From a single Cygnus atratus isolate AKBS03 ecotype Queensland, Australia chromosome 10, CAtr_DNAZoo_HiC_assembly, whole genome shotgun sequence genomic region:
- the LOC118248259 gene encoding dynein axonemal heavy chain 12-like, whose protein sequence is MYNAIYISDDNSDDEIPTQQAIQESLQDMHKNETSANATEDESFQFVASKEHGMIIAAIRTGQEEVLKKLVRHSSAFEEADQQGWLPVHEAASQLNMNILEITFKASRAITWEQTTLKGETPLLVAVRNCFVDHVRFLLFNGCNPNVKNEEGDSPLVVAIKYNSYEIATLLINSGAKVNLQCVHKRTALHEAARLGRKDLVKLLLRSGADPDPRSGYGLTPLALAAQAGHTEIIELLLQKGADVLSQAMDCSSVLFEAAGGGNPDSLSLLLQYGADANVPKHSGHLPIHRAAYRGHFLALKNLVPVTNFDAIKESGISPIHSAAAGAHPQCLEFLLKSGFDANFMLDQRIRKGYDDRRKSALYFAVSNGDICSTQLLLNAGALPNQDPINCLQIALRMGNYELMNLLLRHGANVNYFCRVNTTHFPSALQYALKDEVMLRMLMNYGYDVHSCFDCPWGNTSHSQYVTDGWTSTVIKDTTFCEVITLSWLKHLSGKVVRVMLDYVDHVNICWKLEAVLKEQELWADINSILTNPRSLKHLCRLKIRECMGRLRLRCPVFMTFLPLPNCLKDYILYKEYDLYGQKSFLGTSNLNCA, encoded by the exons ATGTATAatgctatatatatatctgaTGATAATTCTGATGATGAAATCCCTACCCAGCAAGCTATTCAGGAAAGCTTACAAGatatgcataaaaatgaaacaagtgcCAATGCAACAGAGGATGAAAG TTTCCAGTTTGTTGCCAGTAAAGAACATGGAATGATAATTGCAGCAATTCG CACAGGCCAAGAAGAGGTCCTGAAGAAGCTGGTGAGGCACAGTTCTGCTTTTGAGGAGGCAGATCAGCAAGGCTGGCTTCCCGTGCATGAAGCTGCATCACAGCTTAATATGAACATCCTTGAAATAACGTTCAAAG cctCCCGTGCCATTACGTGGGAACAGACCACACTTAAAGGGGAAACACCTCTCTTGGTGGCAGTAAGAAATTGCTTTGTAGACCATGTCCGCTTTCTCCTGTTCAATGGCTGCAATCCCAATGTTAAGAATGAAGAGGGAGATTCTCCTTTAGTTGTAG CAATTAAATACAATTCATATGAGATTGCCACCTTGTTGATAAATTCTGGTGCAAAAGTGAATTTGCAGTGTGTCCACAAGAGGACTGCTTTGCATGAAGCAGCCAGACTAGGCAGAAAGGATCTGGTGAAGCTTCTGCTTCGTTCTGGAGCAGATCCTGACCCTCGCAGTGGATATGGGCTCACACCTCTTGCACTGGCTGCACAAGCTGGACACACAGAAATCATAGAACTCTTATTGCAAAAAG GTGCTGATGTTCTTTCACAGGCAATGGACTGTTCTTCTGTATTATttgaagcagcaggaggaggaaatccCGATTCCCTGAGCCTTTTGCTACAATACGGGGCTGATGCCAATGTACCAAAGCACTCAGGTCATTTGCCAATCCACAGAGCTGCATATAGAGGACACTTTCT TGCCTTAAAGAATTTAGTTCCAGTTACTAATTTTGATGCCATTAAAGAAAGTGGAATAAGTCCGATtcactcagcagcagcaggagctcatCCTCAGTGCCTTGagtttcttctgaaatctgGGTTTGATGCCAATTTTATGTTGGATCAAAGAATTCGCAAAGGGTACGATGACCGCCGGAAATCAGCGTTATACTTTGCTGTTTCAAATGGGGATATCTGTtcaacacagctgctgctgaatgctGGAGCCTTGCCAAACCAAGATCCTATCAACTGTCTGCAAATAGCCTTGAGAATGGGCAACTATGAGTTGATGAATCTACTGCTCCGACATGGGGCTAATGTCAATTACTTCTGCAGAGTGAATACAACGCATTTCCCATCAGCTCTACAGTATGCTTTGAAAGATGAAGTCATGTTGAGAATGCTGATGAACTATGGCTATGATGTGCACAGCTGCTTTGATTGCCCTTGGGGAAACACTTCCCATTCGCAGTACGTGACTGATGGATGGACTTCTACTGTTATCAAAGATACAACG ttctGTGAAGTGATAACCTTGTCATGGCTGAAGCATCTTTCTGGGAAAGTGGTGAGAGTAATGTTAGATTATGTCGATCACGTTAACATCTGCTGGAAGCTAGAAGCAGTTCTCAAAGAACAGGAACTCTGGGCAGACATCAATTCAATTTTAA CAAATCCTCGCTCTCTAAAGCACCTTTGTCGTCTGAAGATACGGGAATGCATGGGTCGGTTGCGTCTCCGTTGTCCTGTCTTCATGACCTTCCTTCCACTGCCAAACTGCCTGAAAGACTACATACTATACAAGGAGTATGATCTTTATGGACAGAAAAGCTTCCTAGGAACCTCCAACCTCAACTGCGCTTAA